Below is a window of Nocardia asteroides DNA.
TCGGCCTCGCCGTCGGGCGGGCCGGGCGCGATGGCGGCGGGCAGGTCGTCGTAGGGCGGGCAACCGGCGGGGAGCAGTTCCTCGAGGCGGACGGTGTCGTCGAAGTTCGGGTCCACGGCGCAGCCGAGCACGGTGGCGGTCGCGGTGGCGCGACGGCCGAGGGCCTGGGTCATGCCCGCGGCGGCGGCACCGTCGTAGATGGTCACCATCTGGGTGCCGGGGGTGAGGGTGGCGCCGGTACCGAGGCGGCCGGTGAGGGTCAGGTAGCGGCGCATCGTCGGAAGCTGGGGTGTGCGATGCCATTTGGTGTCGACGGTGCCCCACTCCGCGACGAGCACGCCGGGCGCGTCGGCCCAGTCGCCCACCGGCAGACCGAGCCGGTCCATGTGCGCCCACCACCGCGGCTGCCGTTCGCGGCGGTGGTAGCCGAGCACGGCGGCCATCAGGGCGGCGGCCCTGGCGGCGTCACCGGCGGCGTCGGCGGCGAATTCGGTGAGCGCGGCCTCCAGCGAGCCGGGACGCAGCGAGGGCGGCGCGTCGGCCTCGGCGACGGCGAAGCGAGCGCCCGGCACCTCGATGCCCGCCTCGGCGGCGCGGGCGAGCAACCAGTCGCGCAGGGCGAGCACGGTGACGGCGCGGGCCTCGGTGGCGGGCAGCAGCCCGGCCAATCCGGCCGTGTCGTAGGACTGTTCGCCGATCAGCAGCGCGGTGCGCACGATCGGCGCGAGGTCGACCAGGGCGCCGTCGGCGAGCAGCTCGTCGAGCAGGTCGGCGCCGGTGCCGAGGGTGCCCGCCCAGTCCAGCAGGGCGGTGCGCACCGCCGAACCGTGGTGGTAGACGCGCACATCCGGGTCGGCGGCGCGGTGGTCGCCGATGATGTCGAGCAGTTCGTCGAGCACGTCGGCGGTCATCGGGCCCGTGCTCGCGGGCCGGTAGACCACGGTGTGCGCGTCCGCCAGTTCCAGCACCGCGACGCCGCCGCGCCGATCGAGCTCGACGGTGAGGGCGAGGTCGCCGTGGTGCGGGCGGGGCAGCGCGCCGAGCGCGGCCGCGTCGCGCAGGGCGAAGGCCGGTTCGCCGGTGCGCTCGCGCCGCACCTGGATCTCGGCCTGGCGGCGCAGCGCCGTCACCGTGCGCGGGGTGAGCCCGGCGACTGGGGTCGTGGTGGTGGCGAGCCGGTCGATGGTGAGCACGCCCGCTTCGCGCAGCCGTGCCCGCTGGGTGGGCCGGATCCCGGCCACCAGCAACAGGTCCCGCGCGTTGACGGCCGCCGCCCGGCAAGCCGCGCACCGCCCGCAGGCCAGGTAGCGCGGGTCGCCCCACTGCACCGGCAGCAGTTCGGTCAGCTTCTCCTCGACGATGCGCTCCACCCGCGCGCGCCGCGCCAGGTACACCGGCGCGAGCTCGTCGGCCCGCATCCGCTGCTCCCCCGCGGGCGTCGCCAGCCGCGCCACCGGATCGACCCCGATTCCCGCCGCCGTCAACGCTTCCGCACAGGCAGCGAAGGCCAGCCGGGCCCGCAGCGTCTCGCGGGGCACGTCGGCGTCGACGGCACCGACCGAGGCGGTGGCCCGCTCGAACGGGGTCCGTCCGGCCGCGAGCTCACGTCGCAGCACCCGGAAGTCGTCCCCCGCCAGGCCGAATCGACTGTCGGGGACGGACGCGTCGGTCGCCGCGGGCTCCGCGCCCTCCGGTCCGTCCGCCGCTTCGGAGTTGAAGTCGTCGCCTGACACGAACTTATCCAATGCGGCATCTGAAGCGGAGCCGGTCACCGTGCCATGTCCAGGACCAGCGGTGGCCGACTCGCCCGGCACGGCAGTAGCCGATCCGCCCGGCACGGCAGTAGCCGATCCGCCCGGCACGGCAGTAGCCGATCCGCCCGGCACGGCGGTAGCCGATCCGCCCGGCACGGCGGTAACCGATCCGCCCGGCACGGCAGTAGCCGATCCGCCCGGCACGGCGGTAACCGATCCGCCCGGCACGGCGGTAACCGATCCGCCCGGCACGGCGGTAACCGATCCGCCCGGCACGGCGGTAACCGATCCGCCCGGCACGGCAGTAGCCGATGCGCCCGGCACGGCGGTGGCCCCGGCCAGGGCGGCGGTGGTGGTGGCGTGCAGGGTGTACTGCCCGGTGTCCGGGTCGCGGACCAGAAGGTCCATCCCGCAGGCGAATCGGCCGTCGAAGAAGACCGCGCCATGGACGGCGGCCGCGTTCGCGCGGAGCGCGGTCAGGGTCTGTTCGGCGGCGGTGGCGAGGGCGAGGGTGCGTTCGGCCGGGGTGGCGCCCGGCGTCTCCGGCGACGCGACGCGGATCAGGGTGTCGCCGAAGTGCCGCAGCAACTCCGGCGCCACCTCCGCCGCGCGGACGACGGGAGTGGCGGCGTCCGGTACGCCGGGCAGGTTGCCGATGGCTGTGTCGAGCGCGCGCAACAGCGCGAACTCGCAGTCCGCGGCGCGCACGAGATCGCCGACGGCACCGACCACCCGATCACCGGACACGAACAAACGCGGCCCTCCTGTGTTCACGCACACCCGACGGCAACACCTTAACCAGCGCCCCGGGCGACCAGGGCGCTACCCGCGGACATGTCGATCCTTCGCGCGCGGTACGACCCCGGCGAGCCGCCGCTAGGAGCGGGGCTTGCGCCGTTCGGTGCGCGGGCGCGGGTCCCGATCGCGACGCGGACCGCGCGAGTTCAGCCGCTGTGCCGGCGGGCCCTGGTCGGGCTGCAGCTGGATCAGCACGCCGCTGATCCTGGTGCGGCGCAAGGCTTCCAGCGTCTCGTGCGGCAGGTTGGCAGGCAGCTCCACCAGGCTGTAGTCCGGCCGGATGCTGATGTGCCCGAAGTCGCTGCGGCGCAGGCCGCCCTCGTTGGCGATGGCGCCCACGATCGCGCCCGGCACCACGCGGTGCCGCTTGCCGACGCTGATCCGGTAGGTCGCCAGCTCCTGGCCGGTCTCGCGGGAGAACGACGGGCCGCGGCTCGCGCGATCGTCGTCGTCGTAGCGGCGCGGGGCGCGCTCACGGTCCCGATCACGCTCGCGCCGCGGGGCGGGCTCCGGCTCGGGCTCCATGAAGAAGTTGTCGCCGTCGAAGCCGCCGACGGCCAGCGCGGCCGCGATGTCGACCAGCGGCGTGTTGTGCTCGGCCTCGTAGTCCTCGATGAGCTTGCGGAACAGCGCCACATTGTCCGAGGACAGGTTCTCGGTGATCATGTCGCCGAACTTCGAGACGCGGGTCGCGTTGACGTCGTCCACGCTGGGCAGCTGCATCTCGATGAGCGGATGCCGGGTGGTGCGCTCGATCGACTTGAGCAGGTGCCGCTCGCGCGGCGCGACGAACAGCAGCGCCTGACCCGAGCGGCCCGCGCGACCGGTGCGGCCGATGCGGTGCACGTAGGACTCGGTGTCGTGCGGGATGTCGTAGTTGACGACGTGCGAGATGCGATCCACGTCGAGACCGCGGGCGGCCACGTCGGTGGCGACCAGGATGTCGAGCGCGCCCGACTTCAGCTGGCCGATGGTGCGCTCACGCTGGTTCTGCGCGATGTCACCGTTGATCGCCGCGGCGGAGAAACCACGCGAGCGCAGCTTCTCGGCCAGCTCCTCGGTGGCCTGCTTGGTGCGGACGAAGATGATCATCGCCTCGAAGTCCTCGACCTCGAGCACGCGGGTGAGGGCGTCGAGCTTGCGCTGATGCGACACCTGCACCCAGCGCTGGGTGATGTTGGTGTTGGTCTGCGACTTGGACTTGACCGTGATCTCGATCGGGTCGTGCAGGTACTGCTTGGAGATCTTGCGGATCGCGCCCGGCATGGTCGCCGAGAACAGCGCGACCTGCTTGTCCTCGGGCGTGTCGGCCAGGATGCGCTCGACGTCTTCCTGGAAGCCCATCTTGAGCATCTCGTCGGCCTCGTCGAGCACCAGGTAGCGCAGCTGGGACAGATCCAGCGTGCCCTTCTCCAGGTGATCGATGACGCGGCCCGGGGTACCGACCACCACGTGCGCGCCGCGGCGCAGGCCCGACAGCTGCACGCCGTAGCTCTGCCCGCCGTAGATGGGCAGCACGTGCAGGCCGGGGATGTGCGCGGAGTACTTGCCGAAGGCCTCGGCGACCTGGATGGCGAGCTCCCGGGTGGGCGCGAGCACCAGCGCGCTCGGCTTCTTCTGCGCGGTGTCCAGACCCATCAGGATCGGGATCGCGAAGGCCGCGGTCTTGCCGGTGCCGGTCTGCGCCAGACCGACGACATCGGCGCCGGTGAGCAGCGGCGGGATGGTCGCCGCCTGGATCGGGGACGGGGACTCGTAGCCCACATCGGCGATGGCCGCCAGGATGCGGTCATCGATCCCGAGATCGGCGAAGGTCGGGCCTTCGTCGTGCCTGTCGTCGTCGGCAGGAACGCTGTCGACCTCATTAGTACTCATTGAGCTGCAGTTTACTGCCTGGCGGTAGCTGGACCGGCCACCGGGTGAATACGGTGAGACCTATGCAACTGCAGAACGGGTCAGCGCATCAGCGACCGGCGGCGGACGGGGTGACGATCGCCGTCGTCCAATTCGCTCCCCAGACCGAGCCGACGGCCAATCTGGCCGCCCTGCGCGAGCACGTCCGCGCCGCCGCGGCGGCGGGCGCGAAGGTGGTGCTCGCGCCCGAATACTCGATGTTTGCGGTGACCCGGCTCGACGAGCGGGTGGTGGCCGTCGCCGAGCCGCTCGACGGCCCGTTCGGCACCGGTCTGCGCGCCCTCGCCGCCGAATTCGGGGTGTTCCTGATCGCGGGCATGGTCGAGCGGACGAGCCGGGAGGCCACCCGGATCAGCAACACCCTGCTGGCCGCCGGACCCGACGGCGAGCTGGTCGCGGTGTACCGGAAGGTGCATCTCTACGACGCGTTCGGGCATCTGGAATCGGATGTGGTCGAGCCGGGTCCGCTCGTGGCGCCCGCCACCTTCGAGGTCGACGGTGTGATCTTCGGCATGCAGACCTGTTTCGATCTGCGATTCCCGGAGGGGTGTCGGCGTGTCGCGGCGGCGGGCGCGCACGTGCTGCTGCTGCCCGCGCAGTGGATTCCCGGCCCGGCCAAGGTCGAACAGTGGACCACGCTGCTGCGCGCCCGCGCGATCGAGAACACCGTCTACGTGGCCGCGGCCGATCAGTGCGCGCCGCGTGGCGCGGGCGCGTCGATGATCGTCAACCCGGCGGGCACGGTGCTGGCCGAGCTCGGTGACGACCCCGGCGTCCTCACCGCGACGGTCGATCTCGGGCACGTGGCGCGGGTGCGCACCGCCAACCCGAGCCTGTCGCTGCGCCGGTTCGCGATCAGCGAGCGCGTATCGCCGGAGCCGGTCGCGGAGTAGCGTTCGAGACGTGGTCTATCCGGATCGCGCCGCGGCAGGCCGGGTCCTCGGCAAGGCGCTGGAACACCTGCGGGCGCCACGTCCGCTGGTGCTCGGGCTACCGCGCGGCGGTGTGCCGGTGGCGGCCGCGGTGTGCGGGGTCATCGCCGCCGAACTCGACATCCTGCTGGTGCGCAAGCTGGGGCTGCCCTGGCAGCCGGAGCTGGCCATGGGCGCGCTCGGCGAGACCGGCGTGCTGGTCGTCAACCGCGACGTGGTCGAGCGCAGCGGGGTCACCCAGGAAGCCTTCGACGAGGTCGAGCGCGACGAGCGGATCGAGCTGGCGCGCAGGCAGCACGCCCTGCGGGTGCGTGACCCGGTGCCGCTGGGCGGGCGCGCGGTGGTGATCGTCGACGACGGCATGGCCACCGGGGCCACCGTGCTGGCCGCGTGCCGGGTGGCGGCGACGCAGCGCCCGGACCGGCTGGTGGTCGCGATGCCGGTGTCCTCGCCCGAGGCGGCGCGCCGGGTCCGGCGCGAGTGCGACGAGCTGATCTGCCTGTGGACGCCGGCCGATCTCGGCGGCGTCGGCATGGCCTACCACGACTTCCACCAGCTCGACGACGAGGAAGTCCGCGCGCTGCTGAGCTAGCTCAGCCGAAGCACTGCCCTTCGCCCCGGTAGGTCGGCACGGTGGTGCGCGAACCGGATTCGTCGACCAGGTGGATGCGGTCGAAGCGCTCACACAGCTCGCCCGCCTTGGCGTGCCGGAACCAGACGCGGTCGCCGATCGCGAGTTCGGCGCCCCCGGCCAGCGGCGTCTGCACCTCGCCCGCGCCCTCGGAACCGAGCAGCTTCAGCCCGGCGGGCCACACCGGCAGCGGCACCCGGCTGGGCCCGGCCGGACCGGAGGCGATGTAGCCGCCCGCGAACACGGTGGCGATGGTCGGGGTCGGCTTGCGCAGCACCGGCGTCGCGAAGAACAGCGCCGGGCGCGGGGTGAACGAGCGGTAGTGGTCGAACAGGGTCGGCACGTACAGCCCGGAACCCGCGGTCACCTCGGTGACGTCGGGATCGCCGATCGAGACCTCGATCGAGCCGGTGCCGCCGCTGTTGACGATCTCGAGCGGCCCGGTGACCATGCGCACGGCGTCGAGCACCTCGCCGCGCCTGCGGCCGATCTCGCGCGCGGACAGCCGCTTGACCACCCGCACGGCCGGGTTGCTGTCGGGCAGGCCGGCGATCTGGGCCTCGTAGGTCATCACGCCCACCACGTCGAAGCCGCGCCTGCGTGCCTCGGTGGCCAGCACCGCGGCCTGGCCCGGGTCGCGCACCGGGGAGCGCCGCACGCCCAGGTGCAGCGGGCCGATCCGCAGCGAGGCGTCGACGTCGAGGCAGACCCGGGGATGGACCAGGTCGGTGCCGAGGGCGGCGCGGGTGAGTTCGAGCTGGGCGACGTCGTCGATCATCAGGGTGATCGCGCGCAGCAGCTCGGGTGAGCCCGCCAGTTCGGCCAGCGCGGCCCGGTCGGTGACGGGGTAGCCGAGCAGGATGTCGCCCGCGCCGAGGCGGGCGAGCCAGATGGCCTCGCGCAGCGAGTAGGCCATGATGCCGGCGAAGCCGTCGCGGGCGGTGAGTCCGTCGCCGAGCACCCGCTCGAGCACGGCGCGGCAGCGCACCGACTTGCTGGCGACCCGGATCGCGACGCCGTTCGCGCGGCGGACCAGGTCGGCGGCGTTGGCGTCGAGCGCGGCGAGGTCGAGCGCCGCCAGCGGCGGGTCGAGGTCGGCGGTCGCCGCGTGCAGCGGGTGCAGCGATGTCGTCTGGGTCACTCGACTACTGAACCACCTATTTGGTCAGGCGTCCAGCATCGCGGCGGATCAGGCTTCGACGGCCTTGAGCGTCAGGCAGCCGACCAGATCGTCGATGACGACGAGGGTGGTCTCGTCGTTACCGTCGGCGAGCCAGCGCAGGACCGCGCCGTGCAGCACCGAGACCATGTAGGTGGCGATCGAGTCGAGCGGCTCGAGCCACTGGGTGCCCGAGTGCCGGGCGCACAGACCGAGGAAGCCGATCGCCTCGTCGTCGAGCTCACGGAACAAAGCGGTAGCCGTGGGATCGCCGACGGTGCCGCCCGAGGGCGACCAGCGCTCCCGCAGCGTCTGCAGCGCGGTCTCGTACGCGGCGACCTGACGCTCCGGCGCGGCTTTCACCAGCGGCCAGTAGGCGCTCAGCCCGGCGTGCAGGAAGATCCGCAGGGCGCGCACGCCCGCGGCATCGGTACTCGCTGCGGCTTGCTCGACGGCCTGACATACAGCGGGCCGCAGCGCGGTTTCGGTAAGTTCACGACTGGCGCTCAACGACAACTCCTCGGCAACAAATTTCGCTGCCCGCGGCGATGCGAGCTAGTGGATGAGGACGACCGTTGCGGATCAACCTATCCAGCGAGCTCGATCTTAGAAGGTTTTCTGGATTCACGAACTGCTTCAGTCGTGTTTTTCAGACTGAAAGATTGTTTTGTTATCCGAATGCGACCTTTTGTAAAACCGACCATACGGCTTGAATAGCGCACATTCCCCCGCATTCGGCGCCCCGACGGCCCGATTTCGCAGTTCTAGTCGATGGTACAAGTATGCGCAGGTCACGGCCGCTCCCTGTGGGCGACGGCACAGTGGCACCCGGCGAAACGGACACAACACAGTGCGTGTCGGATCCGCGAACTCCCTCCCCGGCGCGCCGGTGGCGTCGATAACCTGGTCAAGTGACTCTCTCGCCTCCTGCCGACCAGTTCGCCCTCAGCGGCACCTTCAATTTCCGCGATGTGGGCGGGCTCCGTACCGCCGACGGTACGACGACGCGCCCCGGCGTGCTGCTGCGCTCGGCCCAGCTGAGCGGCCTCGACGCGAAGGGCCACGACACGCTGCGCGGCCTGGGCGTCACCGACGTGCACGACCTGCGCGGCCTGGGGGAGATCGACCACATCGGCCACGACGTGCTCCCCGCGGGCGTGCGGCTGCACATCACGCCGTTCGACTCGCGGATGGAGCAGGCGCCCCCGCACGAGGCGCAGACCGTCTCGGCGCGGGCGCACATGCTCGAGGTCTACCGGCAGTTCCCGGTGATGCCGGAGGCGCACGCCGCGATCACCCGGCTGGCCGGCTCCGTCGTCGCTGGCGAGGGCGCCGCGCTGGTGCACTGCGCCGCGGGCAAGGACCGCACCGGCTGGGCGGTGGCCACCCTGCTGCGCGCGGTCGGCGTCACCGAGGACGACGTCTACGCCGACTACCTGGCCAGCAATGCCGCCGTCGCGCCGCTGCGCGTGCTGCTCGAACCCAAGATCGGCAACGGCGCCGCGCTGTCCGACGACCTGCTCGGCGTGCACGAGGAGTACCTGCGCACCGCCGACGCCACCGTCGCCGACGCCTACGGCGACACCGAGGGCTACCTGGCCGCCATCGGCCTGACCGGCGAGCTACGCACGCAGCTGCGCGCCCGGCTGCTGTGAGCTAGAGCCCGCTGACGCGGCGCTGCCGCATCGGCAGCACCGCGCGGACCAGACCGTCGGCCTCGATGCTCACCAGATTGCCGGTGTGGAACCAGCTTCCGCTGAACCGGGCGGCCGAGGCGTCCGGGTCGTTCCAGTAGCGCCTGCTGACATTCGGTCCGCGGCACAGCAATTCGCCGCGGCCCGCGTCGGCATGCGGTCCGGCCAGCGCCAATTCCGTTCCGCCGAAGGCGAAGCCGAGGGTGGAGGTGGACTCGGTGCGGTCGGTGTCGTCGACCATCAGGCCGATGCCGCTGGTCTCCGTGGCGCCCCACACCGACCACTGCCTGGCGGCGGGGAAAGCCGCGCGCAGGGCCGCGGTCAGGCTGGCCGGTGCCGCGGCGGCGGCGCGTTCGGAGCGGTGACAGGCCTTGCTGATCCGCCGCACCCCGGCCCCGCCCCCGCGCGCGGCCAGCGCGGGCAGCAGGCCGGCGAACAGGCGCGGCGTGCCCGAGACCGTGTCGATCCGCTCGGCGGTGAGCACGTCGGCCAGATCGCGCGCGCCCGGCGCCAGCACCACGGTCCCGCCCACGGCGAAGGTGGGCAGCAGCTGGTCGACACAGCCGCTGGCGTGGGCCAGCGGCAGCAGCACCAGGTTGCGCAGGCCGTCGGCGGGCAGGTCGAGGGCCCCGATCACCGACGACACGGCCGAGAGCAGGTTCTCGTTGCTCAGTTCCACGCCGGTGGGCACCGGTCGCCGGGCCGCGGTGCCGGTGTAGCAGAGCAGCGCCGGGTCGTCGAGTGCGGCGCCGTCGTCGATGTAGGCGGCGCTGTCGGGCAGCGGACCGTCGGGGCCGAGCACGAAATCGGCACTGCTGTCGGCGATCACCCGCTCGGCGACCGCGGGCGGCAGCGAGTCCGGCACGAGCACCGGCACGGCGCCGGACAGCAACGCGCCGAGGAAGGCCTGCACCCACCGCGCGCTGGTCGGCATGTGCACCGCGACCCGGTCGCCGTAGCCGATGCCGTGGTCCTGCAGGCCGCCCGCGATCCGCGAGGCGCTGTGCCACAGCTCGCGATAGGTCAGCCGGGGGCCGCCGACCTCGACGACGGCCTCCCGGCCGGTGAACGAGTGCACGCGCAGATCGAGCAGTTCGGTGAGGGCCGGGCTGAGGTCGCCGTAGCGCAGCACGCCGTCGGAACCCCTGGTCAGCCGGCCGGCCGCACCCCCGGTGGGGAACTCGATGATGGTCGCGCCCGGTTCGTGCTCGCTCTGACCCATCCGGACCTCCACGTACGTCGATGCAGCACCGCACCTGTGACTATATGACGTGGATCACATCGTTGTCAGGCACTCGGCGGGGTCATTCGCCGCGGTAGGTCGCCTTGCCCGGCCCGATCTCCAGGAAGCTGCGCACCGCGCCGCGCAGATCGGCGGTGGCGAACAGCTCGCCCGAGACCGCGGGGGTCACCGAATCCGCGTGTGCCACACCGCCGGAACGCCACGCCTCGATGATCTGCTTGGTGGCGCCGTGCGCGCGGGTCGGTCCCGCGGCCAGCCGGGCGACGAGCTCGCGGGCGGCGGTGTCGACGTCCTCGTGGACCGCGTTGACCACGCCCCACTCGGCCATCGTGGCGGCGTCGTAGAGGTCGCCGGTCATCACGAACTCGCGGGCGCGGCCCGATCCGGCGCGCTCGGCCAGGCGCTGCGGGCCGCCCATCGACGGGGTCAGCCCCACCACGGTCTCGACCAGGCCGAACTTGGCCTTGGGCGCGGCCAGGATGATGTCGCAGGCCAGCGAGACCTCGAAGGCCGCGGTGAGCGTGAGCCCGTGCGCGGCGAAGACCACCGGGCACGGCAGCGCCTCGATCGGATGGATGAGGTTCGCGAACAGGTCGCTCCACAGCCGGGCGCCCTCCTCGACGGTGAGCCCGTCGAAGATGTTGACGTCCACCCCGCCCGAGACGACCTTGCCCTCGGCCCGGATCAGCACCGCGCGCGGCGGCTGCTTGCCCAGCGCGGCGACGTCGGCGATCAGCGAGTCCATGAGCCGCCGGTCGAACAGGTTCAGCGGCGGATGATCGATGGTGATCGTCGCGATCTCGGCACCGGCGTCGGTGAAGTCGCGGATCAGGCGGGTGGGCTGCGTTGCGCTCATCCCGTCAGCGTAGAACCGGGCGGGAACCCGGTGGAGATGGTGCCCACATCGTGGAACCGACGCGGTGTCGGCACTCGTTGACATGATGAGTTGTCGGGGACCTCGGTGCCCTACAGTTCGTTTTGCCGGGCGAAGAGGAGGACGACGCCGTGTTCAACAAAGCGATCGAGAAGGCCGTGGTCGACGTGCTCGACACCGGATCCAAGCTGCAGGCGCCCGCCGTGCGCCGCTACGTCGCCTATCTACGTGAGCGTCATCCCGGCGAGAGTCCCGCCCAGCTCGTCGAACGACTGGAGAAGCAGTACCTGCTCGCCGTCACCGGCAGCGGCGCCGCGGTCGGCGCGACCGCGGCGGTGCCCGGCGTCGGCACCCTGGCCGCGCTCGGCGCGATCAGCGCGGAGACCGCGTTCTTCATGGAGGCCTCCGCGCTGTTCACCCTGGCCAGGGCCTATGTGCACGGCATCGAGCCGGAGGACAAGGAAGCCAGGCGCGCGCTGGTGCTGGCCGTCGTCCTCGGCGACGCGGGCATGGCCATCGTGCAGAAGGGCCTGGGCACCTCGTCCAAGAACTGGGCGGCCACGCTGGCCAACAAGGTGCCCGGCATGGCCTCGATCAACAACCGGCTGCTGCAGCAGTTCATCAAGCGCTTCATCACCAAGCGGGCCGCGCTGATGGCGGGCAAGATCCTGCCCGCGGGCATCGGCGCCGCCATCGGTGGCGCGGGTAACCGCGCGCTGGGCAAGGTGACGATCGACAACGCGCGCAAGGCTTTCGGGCCCGCGCCCGCGTTCTGGCCGAGCCCGCTGCACCCGGTGATCGACGCCGACCCGCTCCCCGCCATCGACTCGCCGTCGGCGAAGACGCAGTGAGCCGCGCCCACGGCGACGCCGTGCGGTTGCGCGGTGTCGGCAAGCAGTACGAGCTCGTCGGCGCCGTGCACGACATCGCGTTCGCGGTGCCGACCGGCTCGGTGACCGCGCTGGTGGGCCCGGCGGGTGCAGGCAAGTCGACCGTGCTGCGGATCGTCCTCGGTCTGCAGCAGCCGACCACCGGCACCGTCGAGCACGGGCTGCCGGGCACGGGTCCGGGCAGCGTCGGCGCGGTGCTCAACCCGCGGGGGCTGCATCCGGGACGCACGGTCCGCGAGCACCTGCGCTGTTATGCCCCGGTCGCCGGGGTGTCGCGGCGGCGGGTCGAGGCGGTCCTCGCGGACACCGGGCTGGCCGCTGTCACCGATACCGTTGTGGCCCAGCTGCATCCGGGTCAACAGACCCGGCTGGCGCTGGGCACCGCGCTGCTGGCCGATCCCCCGCTGCTCGTGCTCGACGATCCGTTCGCCGGTGCCGAGGGCCTCGACCGCGGCTGGCTGCACGAGGTACTGC
It encodes the following:
- a CDS encoding class I adenylate-forming enzyme family protein, which translates into the protein MGQSEHEPGATIIEFPTGGAAGRLTRGSDGVLRYGDLSPALTELLDLRVHSFTGREAVVEVGGPRLTYRELWHSASRIAGGLQDHGIGYGDRVAVHMPTSARWVQAFLGALLSGAVPVLVPDSLPPAVAERVIADSSADFVLGPDGPLPDSAAYIDDGAALDDPALLCYTGTAARRPVPTGVELSNENLLSAVSSVIGALDLPADGLRNLVLLPLAHASGCVDQLLPTFAVGGTVVLAPGARDLADVLTAERIDTVSGTPRLFAGLLPALAARGGGAGVRRISKACHRSERAAAAAPASLTAALRAAFPAARQWSVWGATETSGIGLMVDDTDRTESTSTLGFAFGGTELALAGPHADAGRGELLCRGPNVSRRYWNDPDASAARFSGSWFHTGNLVSIEADGLVRAVLPMRQRRVSGL
- a CDS encoding enoyl-CoA hydratase/isomerase family protein gives rise to the protein MSATQPTRLIRDFTDAGAEIATITIDHPPLNLFDRRLMDSLIADVAALGKQPPRAVLIRAEGKVVSGGVDVNIFDGLTVEEGARLWSDLFANLIHPIEALPCPVVFAAHGLTLTAAFEVSLACDIILAAPKAKFGLVETVVGLTPSMGGPQRLAERAGSGRAREFVMTGDLYDAATMAEWGVVNAVHEDVDTAARELVARLAAGPTRAHGATKQIIEAWRSGGVAHADSVTPAVSGELFATADLRGAVRSFLEIGPGKATYRGE
- a CDS encoding ATP-binding cassette domain-containing protein — encoded protein: MSRAHGDAVRLRGVGKQYELVGAVHDIAFAVPTGSVTALVGPAGAGKSTVLRIVLGLQQPTTGTVEHGLPGTGPGSVGAVLNPRGLHPGRTVREHLRCYAPVAGVSRRRVEAVLADTGLAAVTDTVVAQLHPGQQTRLALGTALLADPPLLVLDDPFAGAEGLDRGWLHEVLRGHVGRGGTVLLSSDKLADVVATADQLVVLSEGAVVWQGTPARLRRGHPDRLVVAASPSIALATALAARGFTDAVMRPDGRLAVAEADEATIRAVAETAQVRIGSIVADPIHPDRVLASLTKPRGHRPAVPAPPAGAATFAPAPTSYGMPR